A stretch of the Octopus bimaculoides isolate UCB-OBI-ISO-001 chromosome 8, ASM119413v2, whole genome shotgun sequence genome encodes the following:
- the LOC106877456 gene encoding replication protein A 14 kDa subunit, protein MSTLKQVISRINGSMMPKFQGRKACLLGIAEGVDSSGLSFQLKTCDNVNVKVYLTEPLNEYVGGLTEVFGEVSSNTSINCHDYVLFTKEQTDSFDMEMYNTAVEMISKYPEKYLVGVRNVK, encoded by the coding sequence ATGTCTACGTTAAAACAAGTTATTTCTCGCATCAACGGTAGTATGATGCCGAAATTTCAAGGACGAAAAGCCTGTTTACTAGGTATTGCTGAAGGAGTTGACAGCAGCGGCCTATCTTTTCAATTGAAAACCTGCGACAATGTAAACGTGAAAGTGTATTTAACTGAACCATTGAACGAATACGTTGGTGGACTGACGGAGGTGTTTGGTGAAGTGAGTTCAAATACAAGCATTAACTGCCACGACTATGTCCTCTTCACTAAGGAACAGACAGATTCTTTTGATATGGAAATGTATAATACTGCAGTGGAGATGATTAGCAAATATCCCGAAAAGTATCTAGTTGGTGTGCGTAATGTGAAGTGA